Below is a window of Ovis aries strain OAR_USU_Benz2616 breed Rambouillet chromosome 20, ARS-UI_Ramb_v3.0, whole genome shotgun sequence DNA.
TTCTGCAATCTGAGGCCAgcttatttttaaacacaaacaatatgagcacaaaagaattgatgcttttgaattgcagtgctgcagaagactcttgagagtcccttggacagcaaggagatcaaacccgtcagtcctaaaggaaatcaacttcaAATagtcactgcaaggactgatgctgaagctccaatactttggccacctgacgcaaagagccaactcattggaaaagactctgatgctgggaaagattgaaggtgagaggagaagggggtgtcagaggataagatacttggatgacatcaccaactcaatggacatgagtttgagcaagctccaggagatagtgatgaacaggaaagcctggcatcctgcagttcatgaggtcataaagaatcggacatgacttagcaaatgatcAAAAACAACATGTCGGTTATTGACTCCCTCCTGACATTCATTACCCCTTGACTTGTTTATAAATCCCTCAAAGGCTAACCTTTAAGGTGCTTTCGATAAATACAAATCTCAAACATTTCTCttgattattttgtttgcttattttgcaGTCTAACCATAAGACACTTTGCCCATAATTTTCCTTATTCAGCGATATTTCTCAGATATTTCTCAGCTCCTCAATGCTTTTTCAGTTTAAAGCCTTACCAAGCTACTTCCTCTGCTGAAAATAGTCCTTCCTTATCCACTAGTTAGCTCTTATTCGCTCTCTACTTCACTTGCCAAAAGAggctgtcattttaaaaatgtactgcaTCTTTATCTCCTTTCCAAAAATGGTGGTTTTTGTCTCTTATCATCAAATTCTTCAGCAGTGAGTCAGCAGTTACtatgaaatgaaagtgttatgAAGTTAGTGACATATCACCAAGGAATCAAACAGACTTGATATTCTGCTACTATATAATACAAagttatagaaagaaaaattcacaATATTCCAAaaagttttatgaaataaatgaaatttttgagTAGCATTGGGTCctttaatcaatataaaaataaaatatctgattaaaaacaaaatgtttttaatgagGAGCTAAACATTTACTTGCAACTTACAACAATGCTTCTCTCTGAAGACTCTGTAACACCATTAAAGCTAGACTAcccatttttttcattatgaaaaaaatattgagaGAAAACTATTTACATAGATGGTATCTAATAACTAATTAAAGCTCTATGATGGTTAGGTTTTTCACATTACCCTTAGCTTGACTTTGAGAATTGCATGTGTTACTGTAGATAtggaaataattaaataatttctttcaaaaatattcttattGCTCTTTTTACTATTGACAACTGATAGAATGTCAACAAAGATGTTTTTTGATTGGATAACATCTCATTTTCTTTAACTTACAAGCTGACAGGATGTTATTGGGAATAAGAGGGtggatttataagaaaaaataaaacactttggaGAACAGAGCAATAATTAATGAGTAGTCATTTCTTATATGGTCCACTTTATGTCATCATATGTTTAATAGTTTTCTGTAAGCTCTTGCACACTTTTAATTTCCTCCTAGAGCCAAACGGTTCTCTCTTACCGCAAATGGCACACCCCTCTTATCTCACCTTCAGGATCAGTTTCTCCCAACTGTATTTCTGATCTTAACTGTTTCTATTGGACTTCTATATTTTCACAtgtgcctctctccttttcaagaGCAGGGTGATGACGGCAATTAATGAGAGTTTGGCAGGAGATTTCATACTGGTGGGCTTCTCCGACCACCCGCAGCTTGAGAAGATCCTCTTTGCATTTGTGTTAATCTCCTATCTCCTGACACTGGTTGGCAACACAGCAATCATCTTGATCTCTTATCTGGATCCCATGCTCCACACACCCATGTATTATTTTCTTACCCATCTCTCCTTTGCTGACCTCTGCCTTACCACTAGCATCGCTCCCCAACTGCTATGGAACCTCCGTGGTCCATACAAGACCATCAGTTCTACAGGCTGTGCCATTCAACTCTATGTATCCCTGGCGCTGGGATCCACTGAATGTGTTCTCCTAGCTGTCATGGCGTTTGATCGCTATGCTGCTGTTTGTCGGCCACTCCATTATGCCACAGTTATGCACTCACGACTTTGCCAGTCTCTGGTAGGAATGGCATGGTTGAGTGGAGTGGGCAACACCCTAATTCAGAGCACCATCACCCTTCGGCTGCCCCGCTGTGGGAACCACAGGATTTACCACTTCATCTGTGAAGTGCCTGCCATGGTCAAGTTGGCCTGCGTAAACATTCATGCCAATGAGGTGCAGCTCTTCATGGCTTCCTTGgtgcttctcctcctccctctgacaCTTATCTTGATCTCATATGGATGCATTGCTCAAGCAGTAATGAGGATCAGGTCAGCTCAAGCCTGGCGAAAAGCCCTTGGCACTTGTGGGTCCCACCTCTTGGTAGTAACACTCTTCTATGGAACCATCACAGCTGTCTATATCCAGCCCAAGAGCTCTTATGCCCACAGTCAAGGAAAGTTCATAACCCTTCTGTATACCGTTGTGACTCCCACCCTTAACCCTCTCATTTACACTCTGAGAAATAAAGATGTAAAGGGGGCTTTAAAGAGGCTGGTACAGAAAGATAGAGCACAGCAGAGTGAGAAACTCTGATGAGGTAAAAGTATAGACATGGCCTGACTAAGGTTGAGGTGCTGAAGGAAAGATGTACCAGAAGGCATTATCTGGAGACAGCTTCACGTACATGCTGCAAAGCCAAACCTGCAAGACTTTCTAGAGAATCCATAAGCCTACAattgctttctttcatttccttccctaAAGTACTAGAGGAGAAACTGTCTAAAAAGACATCTTTATTATCTGTCAGTCAATAAATTACAAGCATGACTTACTATTTCCAAAATCTCTGTGGCtaattttcttccctctctgcctccccctttTTTTAGGTAAGTCTTGGCTTTGCCTTGTTAAATGAAATCAATCTATTGGTTGGTTCCTTTGTataaatcctggagaaggaaatggcaacccactccaatattcttgcttggagaattccatggatggaggagcttggtgggctacagtccatatggttgcaaagagtcgaacaccactgagcgccttcactttcactttcactttgtataaaTAAACAGTGTGATGCTCACTAGATAGGTGTTTTAAACCTAATAGTTTTACTACTACTTCTTTAGCAGCTTATTTCTGGTGGTCTGCTGCAGTATTGCCCATCTGGATCCCACCCTTGGACCAGTAGAAACCTGTGTAGCTTGGAAATCCACCTTATCTTCACTGACTCTGCAACTCACTGTCCCTTGGCCATCCTGTTTAAGTCTGCTgtctaattttttgtttgtttgtttctcactCTTACAGTCTAATTTGAGTCATTGTCAGGTTAGCTTTTCCTTGATATTTTCATTGTCCATAGAAATTGTGTCCACACTGGTGCCAAGAATGTGgattttgagttttcattttgcatttagaTGATTAAATGATTTCTATCAAGTGACAGATTATAGGATCCAGTCCTTGCCATGTGCAAAGTGACAGGGCATTTAAATctaattcatttcatttcatttcatgagtgtgtgtgtgtgtgtttgagggtACCAGTATTTCTAGCAATTGTATTTCCTGATATGGGAGATAGAGGGTTGAGAGGTTTTTAGTCCTTTGTCTTTCTGACATTTGGAGGAATCCTCTCTGTGTGTTTTGTGTTTGCCCCAGTATGAGTGTTCCTATATGTTAACAGTTAGAaccttctttcctcctcccaacactcacattttttaaatatatattcgtTGTCAGTTCAGTAATTGTCAGTGCCTGCAAAAATGGAGTTTGTATATCTTGATATGCCACCCTCTCttacatgttttttctttttttttactttacaatactgtattggttttgccatacatcaacacgaatccgccacaggtatacatgtgttcccaatcctgaacccccacctcccacctccctccccataccatctctctgggtcatcccagtgcaccagccccaagcatcctatatcctgcatcgaacctagactggtgattcgtttcttatataatattatacatgtttcaatgccattctcccaaatcatcccaccctctccctttcccacagagtccaaaagactgttttatacatctgtgtctcttttgctgtctcgcatacagggtatttttggctttgtgtgtaatgtgctcagtcgtgtctgattctttgcagccccatggactatagcccaccagcctcctctgcccatggaattctccaggcaacaatactgaagtaggtgccatttcctactacagaagttcttcctgacctagaattgaacctgggtctcctaagtctcttgcatttttgGCTTTAGTAAAGTTTTATACTTAAAAGCCTTAAACTAAAAGAAAACTGAATCCCTCACTTCTCACATTTGGATTTCTTTGATTGGTTTGCCAAAACTTTCAAATGATTAGATTATTTGATATCAGTGTTCTTTCAAGATTCTTTAAATAGGTTGAgtaaagcagagacaaaaaagTTATGCCGTTGCAAATCAGACAAAATGATTCAGAAAAATGAGGGTTTCCTACAGCAGTATCAATCAAGATTTAACATTCTCAAAACCATAAACAAATTAGTCTTTTAATGGAAAACTAAGGGAAACTAATGCCATTATTAAAGGACATGGATTCTGAGAAAAGAGAATGTCCTGTCAAATTCAAAAGGGAGTCATAATACTACTAACATTTCTCACCAACGAGGCCTCTTGAGAGATCTAATGATATTTAATtatatgtctttatttctcttttctttactaTGTAGCAGTGCTCTGTTTCTA
It encodes the following:
- the LOC101116185 gene encoding olfactory receptor 2G3-like — protein: MTAINESLAGDFILVGFSDHPQLEKILFAFVLISYLLTLVGNTAIILISYLDPMLHTPMYYFLTHLSFADLCLTTSIAPQLLWNLRGPYKTISSTGCAIQLYVSLALGSTECVLLAVMAFDRYAAVCRPLHYATVMHSRLCQSLVGMAWLSGVGNTLIQSTITLRLPRCGNHRIYHFICEVPAMVKLACVNIHANEVQLFMASLVLLLLPLTLILISYGCIAQAVMRIRSAQAWRKALGTCGSHLLVVTLFYGTITAVYIQPKSSYAHSQGKFITLLYTVVTPTLNPLIYTLRNKDVKGALKRLVQKDRAQQSEKL